TACAAGGCCGCCGCCGAGCGCGCGCAGGCCGTCGCCGAGGAGATGAACCGCGCCCGCGACCTGATCAACATGCCGCCGAACGACCTCTACCCCGAGTCGTTCGCCGCGATCGTCACCGCGGCCGGCAAGGAGCACGGCCTCAAGGTCCAGGTGCTCGACGAGAAGGCGCTCGACAAGGGCGGCTACGGCGGCATCCTCGGCGTCGGCAAGGGCGCCGTCCGCGGCCCGCGCCTCGTCAAGGTCGCCTACACCCACCCGAAGGCGGAGAAGACCCTCGCCCTGGTCGGCAAGGGCATCACCTACGACTCGGGCGGCATCTCCCTGAAGCCGGCCGGCCACAACGAGACGATGAAGTGCGACATGAGCGGCGCCGCCGCCGTGTTCGCCGCCGTCGTCGCCGCGTCCCGCATCGGTCTCGCCGTCAACGTCACCGGCTGGCTCGCCCTCGCCGAGAACATGCCGTCCGGCAACGCCACCCGCCCGGGTGACGTGCTGCGCATGTACAGCGGCAAGACCGTCGAGGTCCTGAACACCGACGCCGAGGGCCGTCTCGTCCTGGCCGACGCGCTGACCAAGGCCTCCGAGGAGCACCCGGACGCGATCGTCGACGTGGCGACCCTGACCGGCGCCATGGTCCTGGCCCTGGGCAACCGCACCTTCGGCATCATGGCCAACGACGACGACTACCGCACCGCGATCCACGAGGCCGCGGAGGAGGTCGGCGAGGCGTCCTGGCCGATGCCGCTCCCGGCGGACCTGCGCAAGGGCATGGACTCCCCCACCGCCGACATCGCCAACATGGGCGAGCGGATGGGCGGCGGCCTGGTCGCCGGTCTCTTCCTGCAGGAGTTCGTGGGCGAGGGCATCACCTGGGCCCACCTGGACATCGCGGGCCCGGCCTTCCACGAGGGCGCCCCGTACGGGTACACCCCGAAGGGCGGCACCGGCTCCTCGGTGCGCACCCTGGTGAAGCTGGCCGAGCTCACGGCGGCCGGCGAGCTCTGAGCACACCCGTGACAGGGGCGACCCCGGGTCTCGTGCCCGGGGCCGCCCCTGTCCGTCGTCAGCGGTCCGGCACCCGCCGTACTGTTCGCTCGCGACGAAATCCGTAGGTTCGTACGCCGCGCCGAGCGCGGCGTACGGACGATCGGCCGTCTCAGAGCACGGCCCCGCGTCCCGCCATCCGTCAACAAGTGCGAAGATGGGTTCTCGGCAGGACAGGGCCCCCACCACAGGGCCGAAATAAAGCGGCCGAACACCAGCCGCCGCCCGGTCACTGAAGACCGGCGACGAGCGCACATGCATGGAGGACGTGACGTGGCGAACGACGCCAGCACCGTTTTCGACCTAGTGATCCTCGGCGGCGGTAGCGGCGGTTACGCCGCGGCGCTGCGCGGAGCGCAGCTGGGCCTGGACGTCGCACTGATCGAGAAGAACAAGCTCGGCGGCACCTGCCTGCACAACGGCTGCATCCCGACGAAGGCCCTGCTCCACGCCGGCGAGGTCGCCGACCAGGCGCGCGAGGCGGAGCAGTTCGGTGTCAAGGCCTCCTTCGAGGGCATCGACATCAAGGGCGTGCACAAGTACAAGGACGACGTGATCTCGGGCCTGTACAAGGGTCTGCAGGGTCTCGTCGCCTCCCGCAAGGTGACCTACATCGAGGGCGCCGGTCACCTGTCCTCCCCGACCTCCGTCGACGTGGACGGTCGTCGCGTCGAGGGTCGTCACGTGCTCCTCGCCACCGGCTCCGTGCCGAAGTCGCTCCCCGGTCTGGAGATCGACGGCAACCGGATCATCACCTCGGACCACGCGCTGAACCTGGACCGGGTCCCGGAGTCGGCGATCATCCTCGGCGGCGGCGTCATCGGCGTCGAGTTCGCCTCGGCGTGGAAGTCCTTCGGCACCGACGTGACGGTCATCGAGGGCATGAAGCACCTCGTCCCGGTCGAGGACGAGAACAGCTCGAAGCTTCTTGAGCGCGCGTTCCGCAAGCGCGGCATCAAGTTCAACCTCGGCACCTTCTTCCAGTCCGCCGAGTACACCGACGGCGGAGTCAAGGTCACCCTGGCCGACGGCAAGACCTT
Above is a genomic segment from Streptomyces sp. NBC_00094 containing:
- a CDS encoding leucyl aminopeptidase — translated: MTALTLSTAGAATLRADALVVGVAKSGKTLVVAPGAEAVDKAFDGRLAAVLETLGASGSEGEATKLPAPAGLKAPVVLAVGLGTAPEDGESFGAETLRRAAGTAARVLTGAKKAAFALPITSAEDAAAVAEGALLGAYAYTAYQESAKDAKKPLAEVALLGAKPRDKAYKAAAERAQAVAEEMNRARDLINMPPNDLYPESFAAIVTAAGKEHGLKVQVLDEKALDKGGYGGILGVGKGAVRGPRLVKVAYTHPKAEKTLALVGKGITYDSGGISLKPAGHNETMKCDMSGAAAVFAAVVAASRIGLAVNVTGWLALAENMPSGNATRPGDVLRMYSGKTVEVLNTDAEGRLVLADALTKASEEHPDAIVDVATLTGAMVLALGNRTFGIMANDDDYRTAIHEAAEEVGEASWPMPLPADLRKGMDSPTADIANMGERMGGGLVAGLFLQEFVGEGITWAHLDIAGPAFHEGAPYGYTPKGGTGSSVRTLVKLAELTAAGEL
- the lpdA gene encoding dihydrolipoyl dehydrogenase, producing MANDASTVFDLVILGGGSGGYAAALRGAQLGLDVALIEKNKLGGTCLHNGCIPTKALLHAGEVADQAREAEQFGVKASFEGIDIKGVHKYKDDVISGLYKGLQGLVASRKVTYIEGAGHLSSPTSVDVDGRRVEGRHVLLATGSVPKSLPGLEIDGNRIITSDHALNLDRVPESAIILGGGVIGVEFASAWKSFGTDVTVIEGMKHLVPVEDENSSKLLERAFRKRGIKFNLGTFFQSAEYTDGGVKVTLADGKTFEAEVLLVAIGRGPVSAGLGYEEQGVAMDRGYVLVDEYMRTNVPTISAVGDLVPTLQLAHVGFAEGILVAERIAGLKAVPIDYDGVPRVTYCHPEVASVGITEAKAKEIYGADKVVALKYNLAGNGKSKILKTAGEIKLVQVKDGAVVGVHMVGDRMGEQVGEAQLIYNWEALPAEVAQLIHAHPTQNEALGEAHLALAGKPLHSHD